A single genomic interval of Terriglobus albidus harbors:
- the ychF gene encoding redox-regulated ATPase YchF, with the protein MALNCGIVGLPNVGKSTIFNALTSAKAMAANYPFCTIEPNVGVVVVPDPRLDKITNFVKPAKTVPTTMEFVDIAGLVAGASKGEGLGNQFLGHIRSTDAIAHVVRCFDDDNVVHVAGGVNPLSDIDVINTELLLADLESVEKRLVKTEKVAKNSQDAKVKSELSALKKLQAVLGEGKPARVADLTEDELIASRELFLITQKPMLYVANVDETGLTEGNEWTAQVEKRAAEEGSEVVRICGAMESEIALLDPEERKEFLSAMGLEEPGLNRLIRAAYKLLHLITYFTAGVTEVRAWTIKRGTKAPGAAGVIHSDFEKGFIRAEAYHCDDLFTLGSEQAVKEKGLYRSEGKEYVVKDGDILFFKFNV; encoded by the coding sequence ATGGCTTTGAACTGTGGCATCGTCGGCCTGCCGAACGTCGGCAAGAGCACGATCTTCAACGCGCTGACCTCGGCCAAGGCGATGGCCGCCAACTATCCGTTCTGCACCATCGAGCCCAATGTGGGCGTTGTGGTCGTGCCCGATCCCCGTCTCGACAAGATCACCAACTTCGTCAAGCCGGCCAAGACCGTGCCCACGACGATGGAGTTCGTCGATATCGCCGGCCTGGTCGCCGGCGCCAGCAAGGGCGAGGGCCTCGGCAACCAGTTCCTGGGCCACATCCGCTCGACGGATGCCATCGCACACGTCGTCCGCTGCTTCGACGATGACAATGTCGTCCACGTCGCCGGCGGCGTGAATCCGTTGAGCGACATCGATGTCATCAACACCGAGCTTCTGCTCGCCGACCTCGAGTCGGTCGAGAAGCGCCTCGTCAAAACCGAGAAGGTCGCCAAGAACTCGCAGGACGCCAAAGTGAAGAGCGAGCTCTCCGCCCTGAAGAAGCTGCAGGCTGTGCTTGGCGAGGGCAAGCCCGCTCGCGTCGCCGATCTCACCGAAGATGAACTGATTGCCAGCCGTGAGCTCTTCCTCATCACCCAGAAGCCCATGCTCTACGTCGCCAATGTCGACGAGACCGGTCTGACCGAAGGCAATGAGTGGACAGCACAGGTGGAGAAGCGCGCCGCCGAAGAGGGCAGCGAGGTTGTGCGTATCTGCGGAGCGATGGAGAGCGAGATCGCTCTGCTCGATCCGGAAGAGCGCAAAGAGTTCCTCTCTGCCATGGGCCTGGAAGAGCCCGGCCTGAACCGCCTGATCCGCGCTGCCTACAAGCTGCTGCACCTGATCACGTACTTCACCGCCGGCGTCACCGAAGTCCGGGCCTGGACCATCAAGCGCGGCACCAAGGCTCCGGGAGCCGCCGGAGTGATCCACTCAGACTTCGAGAAGGGGTTCATCCGCGCCGAGGCCTACCACTGCGACGATCTGTTCACGCTGGGCAGCGAGCAGGCGGTGAAGGAGAAGGGCCTCTACCGCTCGGAAGGTAAAGAGTACGTCGTCAAGGACGGCGACATCCTCTTCTTCAAGTTCAACGTCTAG
- a CDS encoding arylsulfatase, with translation MSMTRRTLLASALGAAATAAAPVLTAATTSRRPNILFILADDMGWGDPAVYGSAKIKTPNIDRLAAQGMRFTQGYAGAPVCGPSRCTLMTGLHGGHARVRDNFALAAGKVGHKGKEEIRRASLLPEDRTVADYLRQAGYRTGLMGKWHLDGYDPEATPNRHGFEEFKGWLTQREETQGYWPAKRMRNEEEIDILENSGGRQGRYDTVMITEDSIDFITRHKDEPFFLYTAFDSPHSPYTAPDFGPYADEKGWSDDEKTYASMIWWMDKGIGQILDTLKRLHLDENTIIFFASDNGPRSEPTPAQTRVIDFFDSNGNLTGYKRDMYEGGIRDPLIVRWTGQIKAGSISQMPVYFPDFLPTALDLAGAPSEPTDGISIRPYLLSGRTGEDRFLYWEFYEPVYRQAGRLGKWKAVRLKKGAKLELYDLSVDPWESKNIAAQHPDIVARMDEEMKKAHRESPEYPDNPPNNGAKAPE, from the coding sequence ATGTCGATGACGCGCCGTACCCTGCTTGCATCGGCGCTGGGAGCAGCCGCAACCGCGGCCGCCCCGGTGCTGACTGCCGCCACCACCTCCCGCCGGCCGAACATCCTCTTCATCCTGGCCGACGACATGGGCTGGGGCGACCCCGCCGTCTACGGCTCCGCCAAAATCAAAACCCCGAACATTGACCGCCTGGCGGCGCAGGGCATGCGCTTCACGCAGGGCTACGCCGGAGCTCCGGTCTGCGGCCCATCGCGCTGCACGCTGATGACCGGCCTGCACGGCGGTCACGCGCGCGTCCGCGACAACTTCGCTCTCGCAGCGGGCAAAGTCGGCCATAAAGGCAAAGAAGAGATTCGCCGAGCCAGCCTGCTGCCCGAAGACCGCACCGTCGCCGACTACCTGCGCCAGGCAGGCTACCGCACCGGCCTGATGGGTAAGTGGCATCTCGATGGCTACGACCCAGAGGCCACGCCGAATCGCCATGGCTTCGAAGAGTTCAAAGGCTGGCTGACGCAGCGCGAAGAGACACAGGGCTACTGGCCGGCAAAGCGCATGCGCAATGAAGAAGAGATCGACATCCTCGAAAATTCGGGCGGCCGCCAGGGACGCTACGACACGGTGATGATCACGGAAGACTCCATCGACTTCATCACCCGGCACAAGGATGAGCCCTTCTTTCTCTACACCGCCTTTGACAGTCCGCACAGTCCCTACACCGCTCCGGACTTCGGGCCTTACGCCGACGAGAAAGGCTGGTCCGACGATGAGAAGACTTACGCTTCCATGATCTGGTGGATGGACAAGGGCATCGGACAGATCCTCGATACGCTGAAGCGCTTGCATCTGGACGAAAACACCATCATCTTCTTCGCCTCTGACAACGGTCCGCGCTCCGAGCCCACGCCGGCGCAGACCCGCGTGATCGATTTCTTCGACTCCAACGGCAACCTGACCGGCTACAAGCGCGACATGTATGAAGGCGGCATACGCGATCCGTTGATCGTTCGCTGGACCGGCCAGATCAAGGCCGGTTCCATCAGCCAGATGCCCGTCTATTTCCCTGACTTTCTGCCCACAGCGCTCGACCTTGCCGGAGCTCCATCGGAGCCGACCGACGGCATCAGCATCCGTCCCTATCTACTAAGCGGACGTACCGGCGAAGACCGTTTCCTCTACTGGGAGTTCTATGAGCCCGTCTACCGTCAGGCCGGACGTCTGGGCAAATGGAAGGCTGTACGTCTGAAGAAGGGCGCCAAACTCGAGCTCTATGACCTGAGCGTCGATCCCTGGGAGAGCAAAAACATCGCCGCCCAGCATCCCGACATCGTCGCCCGTATGGACGAGGAGATGAAGAAAGCCCATCGCGAGTCACCCGAGTATCCCGACAATCCCCCCAACAACGGCGCAAAAGCACCGGAGTAG
- a CDS encoding SRPBCC family protein codes for MKQATIIDKRAVRVNADTFRFERLFPGPIERVWEYLVDGEKRGKWLARGDAGTSVGEEFQMRFKHAELTPEPGEMPERFKQYENGHTSTHKVTLWEPPRRFGMSWGEGEEPSEVIFELTPEGKKVRFVLTHRRVSDASQAEGYTKGWHTHLEVLEGVLEEKPLEPFWDLFRKSEALYETAS; via the coding sequence GTGAAGCAGGCAACAATCATCGACAAGCGCGCAGTACGCGTCAATGCAGACACATTCCGTTTCGAACGCCTGTTCCCCGGCCCGATCGAACGGGTGTGGGAATACCTGGTAGACGGCGAGAAGCGTGGCAAGTGGCTCGCGAGAGGAGACGCAGGAACCTCGGTCGGCGAAGAGTTCCAGATGCGCTTCAAACACGCCGAGCTGACACCAGAGCCGGGCGAGATGCCGGAACGGTTCAAACAGTACGAGAACGGCCATACCAGCACACATAAAGTCACCCTGTGGGAGCCTCCCCGCCGTTTCGGCATGAGCTGGGGAGAAGGAGAGGAGCCATCCGAGGTCATCTTCGAACTCACGCCCGAGGGCAAGAAAGTCCGCTTCGTCCTGACACATCGCCGCGTCTCCGATGCCAGCCAGGCAGAGGGTTACACCAAAGGCTGGCATACGCATCTGGAGGTGCTGGAAGGGGTGCTGGAAGAGAAGCCGCTGGAGCCCTTCTGGGATCTCTTCCGCAAGTCCGAAGCGCTTTACGAGACAGCCTCGTAA
- a CDS encoding bifunctional folylpolyglutamate synthase/dihydrofolate synthase, translating to MSYQLAVEQLYARGHELAPPQPGAPRRKFDLAYMRRLMSELGDPQTTFPSVLIAGTNGKGSTAATLARVLTASGYRAGLYTSPHLERINERIRIGRELIGDETFAQFYFHVDDTSNRLVAAGELPQPPSFFEVMTAIAFLYFAEQKVEIAVLEVGLGGRLDATNIVEPVVSVITDLGLDHMDYLGPTLTHIAKEKAGILRRNGVMVTLPQHPEANYALGEVAVPLEVRGVNAAAYIPDRGLAQTSPFRNVYPLRVLGEDITIDAPLGGAHQQRNLALAIATAVELREHHDFAKITAGSIAVGIHQTEWPGRLELLTSGGMEFLLDVAHNPDGAWTLRSALGQLPESRPRTLLFSCLRDKAVDEIAQILFPLFDASADRVQDHIVLAPMMNPRAASIDDLKQAAVRLDIPATTAPDVAAAVEQARAVTPAGGLVIVTGSVYLIGDVRQILKKEM from the coding sequence ATGTCCTACCAGCTTGCCGTCGAACAGCTTTACGCCCGTGGCCATGAGCTTGCGCCGCCACAACCGGGTGCGCCCCGCCGCAAGTTCGACCTCGCCTATATGCGCCGGTTGATGTCAGAACTGGGCGATCCGCAGACCACCTTCCCGTCGGTGCTGATCGCGGGCACGAATGGCAAAGGATCGACGGCGGCGACGCTGGCTCGTGTCCTGACCGCCTCTGGTTATCGCGCCGGGCTCTACACCTCGCCACACCTGGAGCGCATTAATGAGCGCATTCGCATTGGCAGGGAGCTGATCGGCGACGAAACCTTTGCGCAGTTCTATTTTCATGTGGATGACACATCGAACCGCCTTGTTGCCGCTGGGGAGTTGCCGCAACCGCCCAGCTTCTTTGAGGTGATGACCGCGATCGCCTTCCTTTACTTCGCGGAGCAGAAGGTTGAGATTGCCGTCCTGGAGGTTGGTCTTGGCGGGCGTTTGGATGCGACGAATATCGTCGAGCCTGTCGTCTCAGTGATTACCGATCTCGGGCTCGATCACATGGACTATCTGGGGCCGACACTGACGCACATCGCGAAGGAGAAGGCCGGCATTCTGCGCAGGAACGGCGTGATGGTCACGCTGCCGCAGCATCCTGAGGCGAACTACGCTCTGGGCGAAGTTGCCGTGCCGCTGGAGGTGCGTGGCGTCAACGCCGCCGCCTATATCCCTGACCGCGGCCTGGCGCAGACAAGTCCCTTCCGCAACGTGTATCCCCTGCGTGTGCTTGGGGAAGACATCACCATCGATGCTCCGCTGGGCGGAGCACACCAGCAGCGCAATCTCGCGCTGGCGATTGCCACCGCGGTCGAGCTTCGCGAGCATCATGACTTTGCGAAGATCACGGCCGGTAGCATCGCTGTGGGAATTCACCAGACCGAGTGGCCGGGACGGTTGGAGCTGCTGACCAGCGGCGGTATGGAGTTCCTGCTCGATGTGGCGCATAACCCTGACGGCGCATGGACGCTGCGCTCCGCGCTGGGTCAGCTTCCGGAGTCGCGGCCGCGTACGCTGTTGTTCTCCTGCCTGCGGGACAAAGCCGTAGACGAAATTGCGCAGATTCTGTTCCCACTCTTCGACGCAAGCGCCGACCGCGTGCAGGATCATATCGTGCTGGCGCCGATGATGAACCCACGCGCCGCGTCGATCGACGATCTGAAACAGGCAGCTGTGCGTTTGGATATCCCAGCCACAACAGCTCCGGATGTTGCTGCTGCTGTAGAGCAGGCTCGCGCTGTTACGCCCGCCGGCGGACTCGTTATTGTGACCGGCTCGGTCTATCTGATCGGCGACGTGCGACAGATTCTGAAGAAAGAGATGTAG
- the alaC gene encoding alanine transaminase: MSDEFPRIKRLPPYVFNITGELKAAARKRGEDIIDFGMGNPDGATPQHIVDKMIEAAHKTRTHRYSLSKGIPRLRKAICNWYAQRYNVEFDPATEAIMTIGSKEGIAHFCLAVLDKGDTVLVPNPSYPIHIYGPVIAGADVLSIPITDSTDDFLARIQDVIPRMTPRPKVLIVNFPANPTAQCVDLPFFEKLVAICKEYGVWLVHDLAYADIAFDGYTPPSVMQVPGAKDIAVEFFTLSKSYNMPGWRVGFMVGNQKLVGALARIKSYFDYGTFTPIQVASILALEGPQDCVKAICDNYRSRRDVLVHGLNKLGWPVDLPKATMFAWARIPEQYRHLKSLEFSKLMLEQAKVAVSPGIGFGEYGDEYVRFSLIENEERTRQALRGIKHMFSKPIGD, encoded by the coding sequence GTGAGCGACGAATTTCCTAGAATCAAACGCCTTCCGCCCTATGTCTTCAACATAACCGGCGAGCTGAAGGCGGCGGCGCGTAAGCGCGGCGAAGACATCATCGACTTCGGCATGGGTAATCCTGACGGCGCGACGCCGCAGCATATTGTCGACAAGATGATTGAGGCGGCGCACAAGACGCGCACGCATCGCTATTCGCTTTCGAAGGGAATTCCCCGCCTGCGCAAAGCCATCTGCAACTGGTACGCGCAGCGTTACAACGTCGAGTTCGATCCTGCGACCGAGGCCATCATGACCATCGGCTCGAAGGAGGGCATCGCCCACTTCTGCCTCGCCGTGCTCGACAAAGGCGACACCGTGCTGGTGCCCAACCCCAGCTATCCGATCCACATCTACGGCCCGGTCATCGCCGGTGCGGATGTGCTCAGCATTCCCATCACTGATTCGACTGATGACTTTCTGGCACGCATTCAGGATGTGATTCCGCGCATGACGCCGCGCCCCAAGGTGCTGATCGTCAATTTCCCCGCCAATCCCACCGCCCAGTGCGTTGACCTTCCCTTCTTCGAGAAGCTGGTCGCCATCTGCAAGGAGTACGGTGTGTGGCTGGTGCACGATCTCGCCTACGCCGACATCGCCTTCGACGGCTATACGCCACCGAGCGTGATGCAAGTGCCCGGAGCCAAAGACATCGCCGTCGAGTTCTTCACGCTCTCGAAGAGCTACAACATGCCCGGCTGGCGCGTCGGCTTCATGGTCGGCAACCAGAAGCTCGTCGGCGCTCTGGCCCGCATCAAGAGCTACTTCGACTACGGCACCTTCACGCCGATCCAGGTCGCCAGCATCCTCGCGCTGGAAGGTCCGCAGGACTGTGTCAAAGCCATCTGCGACAACTACCGCTCACGCCGCGATGTACTCGTTCACGGCCTGAACAAGCTGGGCTGGCCGGTGGATCTACCGAAGGCAACGATGTTCGCCTGGGCCAGGATTCCAGAGCAGTATCGCCACCTGAAGTCGCTCGAGTTCTCAAAGCTGATGCTCGAACAGGCCAAGGTCGCAGTAAGCCCCGGCATCGGCTTCGGTGAGTATGGCGATGAGTACGTCCGCTTCTCGCTGATCGAGAACGAAGAGCGTACCCGCCAGGCACTGCGTGGCATCAAGCATATGTTCTCGAAGCCCATCGGCGATTAA
- a CDS encoding lysophospholipid acyltransferase family protein, with translation MAKPTTAQKLLTYVLLAPLIVASTAFFGMISLITSLWDKSGRQQHAIAQVWARSLLMLAFSPMKVIGREKLGRVAVYASNHISYMDTPALFGNLPFQFRILANHYLFKIPFIGWHLTRSGQVPIDQSNLRSQIAGLNKGTAALKSGMPLLLFPEAGRSKDGHIRSMLSGAAFMAIKAQVPIVPLALVGTHELMPMHVYALAPRPLKLIVGDPIDTTGLTTRDAETVTKKLHDAIAEMYYAHSDVQRPAKEEPAVSAELA, from the coding sequence ATGGCCAAACCGACCACCGCACAGAAGCTTCTGACCTATGTTTTGCTGGCGCCGTTGATCGTCGCGTCCACGGCATTCTTCGGCATGATCTCGCTGATCACGTCGTTGTGGGACAAGAGCGGACGCCAGCAGCATGCCATTGCGCAGGTATGGGCCAGGTCCCTGCTGATGCTCGCGTTCTCGCCGATGAAAGTGATCGGCCGCGAGAAGCTTGGACGTGTCGCGGTATACGCATCGAACCACATCAGCTACATGGATACGCCGGCGCTCTTTGGCAATCTGCCATTCCAGTTCCGCATCCTGGCGAATCACTATCTCTTCAAGATCCCGTTCATTGGCTGGCACCTTACACGCTCCGGCCAGGTACCCATCGATCAGTCGAATCTGCGCTCGCAGATCGCTGGACTGAATAAGGGCACGGCGGCGCTGAAATCGGGCATGCCGCTTCTGCTGTTCCCGGAAGCAGGCCGCAGCAAGGACGGCCATATCCGCTCGATGTTGTCGGGCGCGGCGTTCATGGCAATCAAGGCACAGGTGCCGATCGTTCCGCTGGCTCTGGTGGGAACGCATGAGCTGATGCCGATGCATGTGTATGCTCTTGCTCCGCGTCCATTGAAGCTGATCGTGGGTGATCCGATCGATACCACCGGGCTCACGACAAGAGATGCCGAGACGGTGACGAAGAAGCTGCACGATGCGATTGCGGAGATGTATTACGCGCACAGCGATGTGCAGCGGCCGGCGAAGGAAGAGCCTGCGGTGTCGGCGGAGCTGGCTTAA